One region of Fragaria vesca subsp. vesca linkage group LG4, FraVesHawaii_1.0, whole genome shotgun sequence genomic DNA includes:
- the LOC101293194 gene encoding F-box protein FBW2-like: MEQRKWEDLDKDCLVKVFEKVDMESLLLDIPFVCKSWHKETLNPSCWNSLIFPDFEPEFPYNERDYPIFDRFVSEFGLDRDHFSVTAFIKFVVNRSQGNAVSLKLPGCSSLEAFEYVTDECPNIMFFGLPRCLLWKDDIDLELMGKFKNLFMLALGCSTYLDRVLAVVNKHCKLFSHLILSNAQIGKKEATAIVNLIPDIKLLSLNDAQIDRDYLIILLKGCKELVMLEAKDCIGFDEGDDEIAKMASHVKSFHYRVKEIGSMFAEIDAEAEVDGEGEGEGEGEGEVDIEDRVEP; encoded by the exons ATGGAACAACGAAAATGGGAGGACTTAGATAAGGACTGTTTGGTGAAAGTGTTTGAGAAAGTTGATATGGAGTCGCTACTCTTGGATATTCCTTTTGTTTGCAAGTCATGGCACAAAGAAACACTAAATCCTTCTTGCTGGAATAGTCTCATCTTTCCGGACTTTGAACCTGAATTTCCTTACAATGAACGTGATTATCCAATCTTTGACAGATTTGTTTCTGAATTTGGCCTTGATAGGGATCACTTCTCTGTAACTGCCTTTATAAAGTTTGTTGTCAATCGTAGCCAAGGAAATGCTGTTTCTCTCAAGCTACCTGGATGCTCGTCCCTAGAAGCCTTTGAATATGTTACAGATGA GTGCCCTAACATTATGTTTTTTGGTTTACCAAGATGTTTGTTGTGGAAAGACGACATCGATCTGGAATTGATGGGCAAGTTCAAGAACTTGTTCATGTTGGCCTTGGGCTGCAGCACTTATTTGGACAGAGTTCTTGCAGTAGTCAACAAACACTGCAAGCTTTTTTCTCATTTGATACTGTCTAATGCCCAAATTGGTAAGAAAGAGGCTACGGCAATTGTCAACTTAATCCCTGATATTAAGCTTTTGAGCCTGAATGATGCACAGATTGATCGGGATTATCTTATCATATTACTGAAGGGCTGCAAAGAACTTGTGATGTTGGAAGCCAAGGATTGTATTGGTTTCGATGAGGGTGATGATGAAATAGCAAAGATGGCTTCTCATGTCAAAAGCTTTCACT ATCGAGTCAAAGAAATAGGTTCAATGTTTGCAGAGATTGATGCAGAGGCAGAGGTTGATGGAGAGGGTGAGGGTGAGGGTGAGGGAGAGGGAGAGGTTGATATTGAAGATAGGGTTGAACCTTGA
- the LOC101293483 gene encoding beta-galactosidase 13-like: MWPDLLRKAKHGGLNVIQTYVFWNVHEPVKGHYNFSGNYDLVRFIKLVQEHGMYVTIRVGPFIQAEWNHGGLPYWLREVPDLIFRTDNAPYKYYMKKYVTMIVNKLKEAKLFSPQGGPIILAQIENEYNHIQLAYEENGSNYVRWAAKMAVKQNVGVPWIMCKQTDAPDPAINTCNGRHCGDSFSGANKPYKPALWTENWTGQYRVFGDPASQRPAEDIAFSVARFFSKNGSLANYYMYHGGTNFGRTSAIFTTTRYYDEAPLDEYGLPRDPKWSHLKDLHKALRLCRKPLLWGVPGVQNLGKNIEARFYELKGNSSICAAFLANNNSRSEAIVNWRGQDYYLPPHSISILPDCKTVVYNTQTIVSQHNARSFVGSNLANKMRWMESPEPIPSTKEIPINNRTPLELYGLLKDNSDYAWYTTSLELNSMDMSMKKSIQPVLRVGSLGHAMLVFVNGEYVGSGHGSHDEKSFVFEKVVSFKAGVNQIALLAMTVGLPDSGAYMEHRYAGPKDIVVLGLNTGTLDLTQNGWGHQVGLNGEKLRAFTKEGSKQVQWGETNGPKKALTWYKTYFDAPEGNDPVAIRMTGMGKGMIWVNGESIGRHWISFLSPLGQPTQSEYHIPRSFIKPRKNLLVVLEEELAKPSSIDIVTVNRDTICSFITEYHPPNVKSWARQNSVFRPVLDVVRTSAELKCPNYKKVVAVEFASFGDPTGSCGSYTLGKCNSPVSKEVVEQHCLGNTSCVVPIDRNVYFKNNDECPDIKKTLAIQVKCS; the protein is encoded by the coding sequence ATGTGGCCTGATCTTCTCCGAAAGGCCAAACATGGAGGCTTGAATGTGATCCAAACTTATGTGTTTTGGAACGTTCACGAGCCTGTGAAAGGTCACTACAATTTTTCAGGAAACTATGATTTGGTGAGGTTCATTAAGCTTGTTCAAGAGCATGGAATGTATGTCACCATTCGAGTTGGGCCATTCATTCAAGCCGAATGGAACCATGGAGGACTTCCATATTGGCTGAGAGAGGTCCCCGACCTCATATTTCGTACTGATAATGCACCATACAAGTACTATATGAAGAAGTATGTGACCATGATTGTGAACAAGTTGAAAGAAGCAAAACTGTTTTCTCCTCAAGGAGGCCCAATCATATTGGCACAGATTGAAAACGAGTACAATCATATCCAGCTTGCATATGAAGAGAATGGAAGCAATTATGTTAGATGGGCAGCAAAGATGGCCGTAAAGCAAAATGTTGGAGTACCATGGATCATGTGCAAGCAGACCGATGCTCCTGATCCGGCGATAAATACTTGTAACGGAAGGCATTGTGGTGATAGTTTCTCTGGAGCAAATAAGCCATACAAGCCTGCTCTATGGACTGAAAACTGGACAGGTCAGTACCGAGTATTTGGTGATCCTGCTTCACAAAGACCTGCAGAAGATATTGCATTTTCGGTTGCCCGCTTTTTCTCAAAGAATGGATCTCTAGCCAACTACTACATGTACCATGGTGGGACTAATTTTGGAAGAACAAGTGCGATTTTCACAACAACTCGCTACTATGACGAAGCACCTCTTGATGAATATGGTTTGCCAAGGGACCCAAAGTGGAGTCACCTCAAGGACTTGCACAAGGCTTTGAGACTATGCAGGAAGCCTTTGCTTTGGGGGGTTCCAGGTGTCCAAAACTTAGGGAAAAACATCGAGGCTCGTTTCTATGAGTTGAAGGGCAACTCCTCAATCTGTGCTGCTTTCTTGGCCAACAACAATTCAAGAAGTGAAGCAATTGTTAATTGGAGAGGACAAGACTATTACCTTCCACCCCATTCCATTAGCATCCTCCCTGACTGCAAGACTGTGGTCTACAATACTCAAACCATCGTATCGCAGCATAATGCAAGGAGCTTTGTCGGATCAAATTTGGCTAATAAAATGAGATGGATGGAGTCTCCGGAACCCATTCCAAGCACCAAGGAAATTCCAATCAATAATAGGACACCATTGGAGCTCTACGGCTTGCTCAAAGACAACTCAGACTATGCGTGGTACACAACCAGCCTTGAGTTGAATTCTATGGACATGTCCATGAAGAAAAGCATTCAACCAGTTCTACGAGTAGGAAGTCTCGGTCACGCAATGCTGGTGTTTGTCAATGGTGAGTATGTTGGTTCTGGACATGGGAGCCATGACGAGAAGAGCTTTGTCTTTGAGAAAGTTGTGTCCTTCAAGGCCGGGGTCAACCAAATAGCTTTGCTTGCCATGACAGTTGGTCTTCCAGATAGCGGAGCGTACATGGAGCATAGATATGCAGGGCCTAAAGACATAGTAGTTCTAGGATTGAACACTGGAACTCTTGATCTCACACAAAATGGCTGGGGGCATCAAGTTGGCTTAAATGGAGAGAAGCTACGAGCCTTCACAAAAGAGGGATCAAAACAGGTCCAATGGGGAGAAACAAATGGACCAAAAAAGGCTCTCACATGGTACAAGACATATTTTGATGCTCCTGAAGGGAATGATCCTGTCGCGATCCGAATGACTGGTATGGGAAAAGGAATGATCTGGGTGAATGGTGAGAGCATCGGTCGACACTGGATCTCCTTCCTCTCTCCTCTTGGGCAGCCTACTCAATCTGAGTACCACATCCCAAGATCATTCATCAAGCCTAGGAAAAACTTGCTTGTTGTTTTGGAAGAGGAGCTAGCCAAGCCTAGTAGCATTGACATTGTGACTGTCAACAGAGATACCATTTGCAGCTTCATTACTGAGTATCATCCTCCAAATGTGAAGTCATGGGCTAGACAAAACAGCGTCTTCCGACCTGTGTTAGATGTTGTAAGAACATCCGCTGAGTTGAAGTGTCCGAATTACAAAAAGGTTGTAGCTGTTGAGTTTGCAAGCTTTGGTGATCCTACTGGTTCATGTGGAAGCTACACCTTGGGCAAATGCAACTCCCCTGTATCAAAGGAGGTAGTTGAACAACACTGCTTGGGCAACACGAGCTGCGTAGTTCCGATCGACCGCAACGTTTACTTCAAGAACAATGATGAATGCCCTGATATCAAGAAGACTCTTGCTATTCAAGTGAAGTGTTCTTAG